One window of Medicago truncatula cultivar Jemalong A17 chromosome 2, MtrunA17r5.0-ANR, whole genome shotgun sequence genomic DNA carries:
- the LOC11407905 gene encoding transcription factor bHLH123 isoform X3 — protein sequence MADDDQFHHSSGNWWDTASRNMRFNQSGGTSQSSSSTITNNIVDFAWQNSDMVEIKPRSSMENSSVVFHDNQKLQQPQDSSTSSDPNLHMMGLGLSSHTLDWNQPSLIRGEKGTENSFRSILEENLSSTRNNFEQENVMGMCQQVNRNNFSLDQNQFSPQYSSGDSNVITSQCLPTNFQMDSSTLYGTPSILQGSFENRSMSSTFPYPTNNYGLNSNNELNIMPASNNWSNNKVPQFFMRTSPPKQPTNNQLHFTNNTPFWNASEAPNSVKDVRSTFFPSLQPQFSPSNFDSHSKNISEVSVVKKSGSEPAPKRTRNETPSTLPAFKVRKEKMGDRITALQQLVSPFGKTDTASVLSEAIEYIKFLHEQVLSTPYMKSGAPSEIQQNSGKLKKCEGTKQDLKSRGLCLVPVSSTFPVTHETTVDFWTPTFGGTSR from the exons ATGGCTGATGATGATCAATTTCATCATTCAAGTGGAAACTGGTGGGACACAGCATCAAGAAATATGAGATTTAATCAAAGTGGAGGAACATCACAATCTTCTTCATCTACCATAACCAACAACATAGTTGATTTTGCTTGGCAAAATTCAGATATGGTGGAAATAAAACCAAGATCTTCCATGGAAAATTCTTCTGTTGTTTTTCATGATAATCAGAAACTTCAACAACCTCAAGATTCTTCTACTTCATCTGACCCTAACTTGCATATGATGGGTTTAGGTCTTTCTTCTCATACCTTGGATTGGAATCAACCATCTTTGAT AAGAGGTGAGAAGGGAACAGAGAACAGTTTCAGGTCAATATTGGAAGAAAATTTGAGTTCAACAAGGAACAATTTTGAGCAAGAAAATGTGATGGGGATGTGTCAACAAGTGAATAGAAATAATTTCTCTCTGGATCAAAatcagtttagtcctcaatatAGTTCTGGAGATAGTAATGTTATTACAAGCCAATGTTTACCAACAAATTTTCAAATGGATTCTTCAACTTTATATGGAACTCCATCAATTTTACAAGGTTCATTTGAGAACAGATCCATGAGTAGTACTTTTCCATATCCAACAAATAACTATGGATTAAACTCTAATAATGAGTTGAATATTATGCCAGCTTCTAATAATTGGTCTAATAATAAAGTTCCTCAATTTTTTATGAGAACTTCACCTCCAAAACAACCAACCAATAACCAGTTGCATTTTACTAACAACACCCCTTTTTGGAATGCTTCTGAGGCTCCTAATTCCGTCAAGGATGTTAGGTCTACTTTCTTCCCCTCTTTGCAACCTCAATTTTCCCCTTCAAATTTTGATTCACATTCAAAG AATATATCTGAAGTAAGTGTGGTGAAGAAAAGTGGGAGTGAGCCAGCACCCAAAAGGACCCGTAACGAAACCCCATCAACTTTGCCAGCTTTTAAG GTGAGAAAAGAAAAGATGGGAGACAGAATCACTGCACTCCAACAATTAGTGTCTCCTTTTGGAAAG ACTGATACAGCCTCAGTGCTTTCTGAAGCCattgaatatattaaatttctcCATGAACAG GTTTTGAGCACACCATACATGAAAAGTGGAGCTCCATCAGAGATTCAACAG AATTctggtaaattaaaaaaatgtgaggGCACAAAGCAAGATCTAAAAAGTCGAGGACTATGTTTGGTACCAGTTTCTAGCACATTTCCAGTGACTCATGAAACAACAGTTGATTTTTGGACACCAACATTTGGAGGGACATCAAGATAA
- the LOC11407905 gene encoding transcription factor bHLH123 isoform X1 yields MADDDQFHHSSGNWWDTASRNMRFNQSGGTSQSSSSTITNNIVDFAWQNSDMVEIKPRSSMENSSVVFHDNQKLQQPQDSSTSSDPNLHMMGLGLSSHTLDWNQPSLIRGEKGTENSFRSILEENLSSTRNNFEQENVMGMCQQVNRNNFSLDQNQFSPQYSSGDSNVITSQCLPTNFQMDSSTLYGTPSILQGSFENRSMSSTFPYPTNNYGLNSNNELNIMPASNNWSNNKVPQFFMRTSPPKQPTNNQLHFTNNTPFWNASEAPNSVKDVRSTFFPSLQPQFSPSNFDSHSKNISEVSVVKKSGSEPAPKRTRNETPSTLPAFKVRKEKMGDRITALQQLVSPFGKTDTASVLSEAIEYIKFLHEQVTVLSTPYMKSGAPSEIQQNSGKLKKCEGTKQDLKSRGLCLVPVSSTFPVTHETTVDFWTPTFGGTSR; encoded by the exons ATGGCTGATGATGATCAATTTCATCATTCAAGTGGAAACTGGTGGGACACAGCATCAAGAAATATGAGATTTAATCAAAGTGGAGGAACATCACAATCTTCTTCATCTACCATAACCAACAACATAGTTGATTTTGCTTGGCAAAATTCAGATATGGTGGAAATAAAACCAAGATCTTCCATGGAAAATTCTTCTGTTGTTTTTCATGATAATCAGAAACTTCAACAACCTCAAGATTCTTCTACTTCATCTGACCCTAACTTGCATATGATGGGTTTAGGTCTTTCTTCTCATACCTTGGATTGGAATCAACCATCTTTGAT AAGAGGTGAGAAGGGAACAGAGAACAGTTTCAGGTCAATATTGGAAGAAAATTTGAGTTCAACAAGGAACAATTTTGAGCAAGAAAATGTGATGGGGATGTGTCAACAAGTGAATAGAAATAATTTCTCTCTGGATCAAAatcagtttagtcctcaatatAGTTCTGGAGATAGTAATGTTATTACAAGCCAATGTTTACCAACAAATTTTCAAATGGATTCTTCAACTTTATATGGAACTCCATCAATTTTACAAGGTTCATTTGAGAACAGATCCATGAGTAGTACTTTTCCATATCCAACAAATAACTATGGATTAAACTCTAATAATGAGTTGAATATTATGCCAGCTTCTAATAATTGGTCTAATAATAAAGTTCCTCAATTTTTTATGAGAACTTCACCTCCAAAACAACCAACCAATAACCAGTTGCATTTTACTAACAACACCCCTTTTTGGAATGCTTCTGAGGCTCCTAATTCCGTCAAGGATGTTAGGTCTACTTTCTTCCCCTCTTTGCAACCTCAATTTTCCCCTTCAAATTTTGATTCACATTCAAAG AATATATCTGAAGTAAGTGTGGTGAAGAAAAGTGGGAGTGAGCCAGCACCCAAAAGGACCCGTAACGAAACCCCATCAACTTTGCCAGCTTTTAAG GTGAGAAAAGAAAAGATGGGAGACAGAATCACTGCACTCCAACAATTAGTGTCTCCTTTTGGAAAG ACTGATACAGCCTCAGTGCTTTCTGAAGCCattgaatatattaaatttctcCATGAACAGGTTACT GTTTTGAGCACACCATACATGAAAAGTGGAGCTCCATCAGAGATTCAACAG AATTctggtaaattaaaaaaatgtgaggGCACAAAGCAAGATCTAAAAAGTCGAGGACTATGTTTGGTACCAGTTTCTAGCACATTTCCAGTGACTCATGAAACAACAGTTGATTTTTGGACACCAACATTTGGAGGGACATCAAGATAA
- the LOC11407905 gene encoding transcription factor bHLH123 isoform X2 has protein sequence MADDDQFHHSSGNWWDTASRNMRFNQSGGTSQSSSSTITNNIVDFAWQNSDMVEIKPRSSMENSSVVFHDNQKLQQPQDSSTSSDPNLHMMGLGLSSHTLDWNQPSLIGEKGTENSFRSILEENLSSTRNNFEQENVMGMCQQVNRNNFSLDQNQFSPQYSSGDSNVITSQCLPTNFQMDSSTLYGTPSILQGSFENRSMSSTFPYPTNNYGLNSNNELNIMPASNNWSNNKVPQFFMRTSPPKQPTNNQLHFTNNTPFWNASEAPNSVKDVRSTFFPSLQPQFSPSNFDSHSKNISEVSVVKKSGSEPAPKRTRNETPSTLPAFKVRKEKMGDRITALQQLVSPFGKTDTASVLSEAIEYIKFLHEQVTVLSTPYMKSGAPSEIQQNSGKLKKCEGTKQDLKSRGLCLVPVSSTFPVTHETTVDFWTPTFGGTSR, from the exons ATGGCTGATGATGATCAATTTCATCATTCAAGTGGAAACTGGTGGGACACAGCATCAAGAAATATGAGATTTAATCAAAGTGGAGGAACATCACAATCTTCTTCATCTACCATAACCAACAACATAGTTGATTTTGCTTGGCAAAATTCAGATATGGTGGAAATAAAACCAAGATCTTCCATGGAAAATTCTTCTGTTGTTTTTCATGATAATCAGAAACTTCAACAACCTCAAGATTCTTCTACTTCATCTGACCCTAACTTGCATATGATGGGTTTAGGTCTTTCTTCTCATACCTTGGATTGGAATCAACCATCTTTGAT AGGTGAGAAGGGAACAGAGAACAGTTTCAGGTCAATATTGGAAGAAAATTTGAGTTCAACAAGGAACAATTTTGAGCAAGAAAATGTGATGGGGATGTGTCAACAAGTGAATAGAAATAATTTCTCTCTGGATCAAAatcagtttagtcctcaatatAGTTCTGGAGATAGTAATGTTATTACAAGCCAATGTTTACCAACAAATTTTCAAATGGATTCTTCAACTTTATATGGAACTCCATCAATTTTACAAGGTTCATTTGAGAACAGATCCATGAGTAGTACTTTTCCATATCCAACAAATAACTATGGATTAAACTCTAATAATGAGTTGAATATTATGCCAGCTTCTAATAATTGGTCTAATAATAAAGTTCCTCAATTTTTTATGAGAACTTCACCTCCAAAACAACCAACCAATAACCAGTTGCATTTTACTAACAACACCCCTTTTTGGAATGCTTCTGAGGCTCCTAATTCCGTCAAGGATGTTAGGTCTACTTTCTTCCCCTCTTTGCAACCTCAATTTTCCCCTTCAAATTTTGATTCACATTCAAAG AATATATCTGAAGTAAGTGTGGTGAAGAAAAGTGGGAGTGAGCCAGCACCCAAAAGGACCCGTAACGAAACCCCATCAACTTTGCCAGCTTTTAAG GTGAGAAAAGAAAAGATGGGAGACAGAATCACTGCACTCCAACAATTAGTGTCTCCTTTTGGAAAG ACTGATACAGCCTCAGTGCTTTCTGAAGCCattgaatatattaaatttctcCATGAACAGGTTACT GTTTTGAGCACACCATACATGAAAAGTGGAGCTCCATCAGAGATTCAACAG AATTctggtaaattaaaaaaatgtgaggGCACAAAGCAAGATCTAAAAAGTCGAGGACTATGTTTGGTACCAGTTTCTAGCACATTTCCAGTGACTCATGAAACAACAGTTGATTTTTGGACACCAACATTTGGAGGGACATCAAGATAA